A part of Paenibacillus sp. 481 genomic DNA contains:
- a CDS encoding DUF1835 domain-containing protein translates to MSDNIEKRKELISSISEDTARSFILNAWIRTTSVKEQKQTAEQFSQDMVKLFDQLESYLKRANNRNVGHIGHVAQPVCKRLHVAFGLSSAGSLRAMLDTDEDQVLTTPEHLEVGPIWQLHKMTGLRQRCEWLYANMSHVPDDEVVQYEMRTWQQLTQRLRRLPEHIEVVIWCGDNAHEQVGLRLVLYLLRQQTNNVHVIHATRAFPTLFNTPDVSYDVRHVGEIGPDKLKAIWEQYRGEPTLTKEQREQLAVEWESLAERCEHLRMWKDKQIVHTTVDELDAIIIEVAKRLHFYQEYKGFIKSARLIGEVIGESDQYIGDIFLQYRLRSLIESGIFDVEGDMTHMRTYSVRLCFK, encoded by the coding sequence TTGAGCGACAACATTGAAAAACGTAAAGAACTCATATCTAGCATAAGCGAAGACACAGCGAGATCCTTCATACTGAATGCATGGATACGCACAACAAGCGTGAAGGAACAGAAGCAGACAGCAGAACAATTCAGTCAAGACATGGTTAAGCTGTTCGATCAGTTGGAGTCCTATCTGAAACGAGCGAACAATCGTAATGTTGGGCATATTGGACATGTTGCACAACCCGTTTGTAAACGGCTTCATGTTGCTTTCGGATTATCATCAGCAGGATCATTACGAGCGATGCTAGACACGGATGAAGATCAAGTGCTTACAACTCCGGAACATTTGGAAGTAGGCCCGATTTGGCAGCTACATAAAATGACAGGACTTCGCCAGCGCTGTGAATGGCTATATGCGAACATGAGTCATGTGCCTGATGACGAAGTTGTGCAGTATGAGATGCGTACATGGCAGCAGCTAACGCAGCGACTACGCCGCTTGCCAGAACATATTGAAGTAGTCATCTGGTGTGGGGATAATGCGCATGAGCAGGTCGGACTAAGGCTTGTCCTGTATTTACTGCGTCAGCAGACTAACAACGTGCACGTTATACACGCGACACGTGCCTTTCCTACGTTATTTAACACACCGGATGTCAGCTACGATGTTCGACATGTGGGTGAAATCGGCCCGGACAAGCTGAAAGCTATTTGGGAACAATACCGTGGCGAACCAACGTTAACGAAGGAACAACGCGAGCAGTTAGCCGTTGAATGGGAGAGCCTAGCTGAACGTTGTGAGCATTTACGGATGTGGAAGGATAAACAGATCGTTCATACGACTGTCGATGAGTTAGACGCTATAATTATTGAAGTTGCTAAACGCTTGCATTTCTATCAAGAGTATAAGGGATTTATCAAGTCGGCACGTTTAATCGGTGAGGTTATAGGGGAGAGCGATCAATATATTGGCGACATTTTCCTACAATACCGTCTTCGCAGTCTAATTGAGAGCGGCATTTTTGATGTTGAAGGCGATATGACTCATATGCGAACATATAGCGTGCGACTGTGCTTTAAATAA
- the rocF gene encoding arginase, which produces MALIRVPFGLGAGNPGAEFGPDSIVHAGLMDRLEQLGLEVSEEQSIMPVTRTSDCHPSRTNLAIKPKAKHLQDVLQMSTALADHVDGAVTHGHFPLVLGGDHSIAIGTLAGLVRHYDNLGVIWFDAHSDLNTEDTSPTGNVHGMSLAVALGIAGLNWPHLQWSGPRIKPEHVVLIGCRDLDQGEKAFIREQGITCFTMHEIDRMGIERVVMEALKIVGKGTDGVHLSFDIDSLDPLEAPGTGTAVAGGVSYREAHFALEMMHESGLITSAEFVEVNPTLDVKGKTAKLAVELIGSLLGERIL; this is translated from the coding sequence ATGGCACTCATTCGTGTTCCGTTCGGTCTTGGTGCTGGTAACCCCGGTGCAGAGTTCGGGCCAGACAGCATTGTACACGCTGGTTTAATGGACCGACTGGAACAGCTAGGATTAGAAGTAAGTGAAGAACAGTCCATTATGCCTGTTACACGTACAAGTGACTGTCATCCTAGTCGAACAAATCTCGCCATCAAGCCAAAAGCAAAGCATTTACAGGACGTATTACAGATGAGCACAGCATTGGCTGACCATGTGGATGGGGCCGTAACTCATGGCCATTTTCCGCTTGTACTCGGAGGAGATCATAGTATCGCTATCGGAACGCTGGCTGGACTTGTGCGTCATTATGACAACCTTGGCGTCATTTGGTTTGATGCCCATTCTGATCTTAATACGGAGGACACGAGTCCAACTGGCAATGTGCATGGCATGTCGCTTGCCGTAGCGTTAGGCATAGCTGGTTTAAACTGGCCACACCTACAGTGGAGCGGGCCACGGATTAAACCGGAGCATGTTGTATTAATCGGTTGCCGTGATCTTGATCAGGGGGAGAAAGCTTTTATTAGAGAGCAGGGCATCACGTGCTTTACGATGCACGAAATTGATCGCATGGGAATTGAGCGAGTTGTTATGGAAGCGCTTAAAATAGTTGGAAAAGGAACCGACGGTGTTCATTTGAGCTTTGACATTGACAGTCTAGATCCGCTAGAGGCTCCAGGAACGGGAACAGCCGTTGCTGGCGGTGTCAGTTACCGGGAGGCTCACTTTGCGTTAGAGATGATGCATGAATCGGGTCTCATCACATCGGCCGAGTTTGTAGAGGTAAATCCAACCTTAGACGTTAAGGGCAAGACAGCGAAGTTAGCGGTAGAGCTAATTGGTTCCCTGCTGGGAGAACGCATTTTATAG
- a CDS encoding ornithine--oxo-acid transaminase, producing the protein MNRSAQIIEATDVYGARNYNPLPVVISRAEGVWVENPEGQRYLDMLSAYSALNHGHRHPRLIEALKQQADQVTLTSRAFHNEPLAQLCEKLSSYTGKTMILPMNTGAEAVETAIKAARRWAYQRKGIAADQAQIIVCAGNFHGRTITVTSFSSTEEYRSGFGPFTPGFTIIPYGDIEALAEAITPYTAAFLVEPIQGENGIIMPPTPYLQAASKLCKQHNVLFIADEIQTGFGRTGRKFACDWEDVVPDVYVMGKALGGGVMPISAVAAEADVLGVFEPGSHGSTFGGNPLACAVAVAALDVLEDEQLAERSEQLGTYFRQRLEELASPVIREVRGRGLFLGLELKEAARPYCEALMHQGVLCKETHDTVIRFAPPLVIEQAELDWALERIRTVLVESRS; encoded by the coding sequence ATTAATCGATCAGCACAAATCATCGAAGCGACAGATGTGTATGGAGCACGAAACTATAATCCGCTCCCCGTTGTCATCTCAAGAGCGGAGGGTGTATGGGTTGAAAATCCAGAGGGACAGCGCTATTTGGATATGTTAAGCGCTTACTCGGCACTTAATCATGGGCATAGACACCCACGCCTTATTGAAGCGCTTAAACAACAGGCTGATCAAGTTACGTTGACTTCGCGTGCGTTTCATAATGAACCATTGGCACAGTTGTGTGAAAAATTGTCTAGCTATACAGGGAAAACGATGATCTTGCCGATGAACACGGGTGCCGAAGCAGTTGAAACCGCTATCAAAGCGGCGCGACGCTGGGCTTATCAGCGAAAAGGAATTGCTGCGGATCAGGCTCAAATTATCGTGTGTGCAGGCAACTTCCACGGGCGGACGATTACCGTAACCTCATTTTCGTCGACCGAGGAATATCGGTCAGGTTTCGGCCCTTTCACACCAGGTTTTACTATTATTCCTTACGGAGACATCGAAGCGCTAGCCGAGGCGATCACACCTTACACGGCTGCGTTTCTTGTTGAACCGATTCAAGGGGAAAATGGCATCATCATGCCGCCGACACCTTATTTACAGGCTGCTTCCAAGTTGTGCAAACAGCACAATGTGTTATTTATAGCTGACGAAATTCAGACTGGCTTCGGACGTACAGGACGGAAGTTCGCTTGTGACTGGGAAGACGTCGTTCCCGATGTGTACGTGATGGGCAAGGCACTCGGGGGAGGGGTGATGCCCATTTCTGCCGTGGCAGCTGAAGCAGATGTGCTAGGCGTCTTTGAACCTGGGTCGCACGGCTCTACCTTTGGCGGCAACCCACTTGCTTGCGCGGTTGCAGTTGCAGCTTTAGATGTGCTCGAAGACGAGCAGTTAGCTGAGCGCTCGGAGCAGCTCGGTACTTATTTCCGGCAGAGGCTAGAGGAGCTGGCAAGCCCCGTTATTCGCGAAGTGCGTGGCCGCGGCCTCTTTCTCGGGCTGGAGCTGAAAGAGGCCGCCCGACCGTACTGTGAAGCGCTTATGCATCAAGGCGTGTTGTGTAAAGAGACACATGATACGGTCATTCGCTTTGCGCCGCCGCTTGTCATCGAGCAAGCCGAACTGGATTGGGCGCTGGAGCGCATCCGAACCGTGCTAGTCGAGTCGCGAAGTTAA